AGGCATTTTCTCAAAAAAATTTCACTTTTTTTCACTTTTTCCGCAAAGAACTAAATTTACTCACTATAAAGCACATCTTATCAACATTCAATCCACAACTTTCTTTCTGCAGCCAGCCATATATTTTTCAAATAGCCGAGATTTTACTTCCCGCTTCGATTAAAAATTCGACTTTTTATCCTCTCCGCCAGGGATTTTAAGGCCTTTTTCTCGATTTTTCTGGTTTTCTCACGGGAGAAGCCGCATTTTTCTCCAATTTGCTCCAGAGATGGTCGTTTTTCCTGACCATAATGAAGCTGAAGGACCTTGCGGGAGTCTTCGTCCAGGTTATTGACGCACTGATTCAGGAAACGAATGGTTTCCCGATGGGCAAAATGTTGTTCTGGATTTTCTCGGTTGTCAGGAATCTCCAGGTCACAGACAAAATTCGGATTGCGCGATGCTGTATTGGAAAGGGTAAGTGTAGACGATTCCAGATCGTGCAACGTGCGGCGACGTTTCGCAAGACTGTCGGGAATGCGAACAACTTCACTATGGCATTCCACGCATTGACTCAAGTACTTCTGAATCCAGGGGCGAGCGTAGGCATCGAAGGGTACGCCACGATCCACCTCGTAACTATCGAGAGCACGCAGCATTCCCTTGGCTCCTTCCTGAATCAAGTCCGAAGAATCCTGATTGTGATGACCATATTTTCTCGCCATGCTTTTCACTAGAGGCATATACCGAGCGGCGATTACGTTACGAACGGATTCCCACTCGCTATAGGTTTTCTGCAGCTGACTCCACCAGCCATGACTAAGACCATGTTTCGCACAGGCTTCGTAAGTGAGGCTACGGACATTCCAGAGAAAGTCAAGCATCTGACGGTTCGTCCGGAACGATAATTGTGATCCGTCATCAACATTGTCTAGGCGGCAAAATACAGCTCCTAGATTAAAGATTTCACTACGCAGGCTAACCAGCCGTTCAAAAGATACACTCCGACCCATACTCCTAATATGGCAAAAACCTCCTGCCGATGGCAAGAGGTATTTTGTATAAAATAGTTGCTTTAATCCCCATTTCATAAAATAAGGTTACTAAACAAGTTTGCTAAAGCTCTTTAGTAACCTACTTTACAAACAAAGTAAATATAGAATTTAATTTTTTTGATAAACAAGGTTACCAAAATACACCCATAGGGAACTTTAGTAACCCGATTCTTAAAAAATATAGAAAGCTTACTGCACGGCCCTTACATCACCTGTAATTGATTTCGCAAAATCTTTTTCCAGAGAGTCCATTTCATTTTTCAAATTTTCCGATGCAACTTTGTTCAGGGAATCAAGTTCAGCTTTCATTTCGGGACTTATTTCGGGACTTTCAATTTTCATGGCCTTCTGAAGACCTTGAGTCGATCTTATTAGGGAATCTGCAGAGAGAACGGCTCGCGGCCTTTTCGTGAGTAAACGCCCTGTCGTCTCCGCCTTCATAATCGTCTTGAAATCGAGAATCCAGATTTCGGTGTCGGAACCTGCACGGACAGGAGGGCCCCAGGAATCTACACCGGAACTGACCAGCCAATGAGTTTCGCTTAAAGTACCTTCGCCATAAGCCAAAGGCCAAATCCATTTGATGAGAATGTTGCCCGGGAAGAATTGTCCATCGTGAGTGTGGCCGGAAAGAGCGAAGTCCGGACGGGACTTGCCATATTCATCTTCGATGCCCTTGGGCTGGTGGTCCAGAAGAATCCAGGGGACGTCATGTTCCTTGTTGGTCAAGCTTTCTGCCATAGGGCTACCCACCGCAAGTTCTTCCAGAGTTTTGCGAGGTTCGTTGAAGACGCGGGCCTTCTGGAAATCCCGACGTCCCGTAAAGCAGGCCGTCGGCTTTCTTGCCGGGAGACAGGCGGTAGAATCGTCCAGAACAATCCAGCCATTCCTGCGGAGGAAACCTGCTGGATCGGAACCGGAACGTTCCATGTACACTTCATGATTTCCCTCGATGGCAACTGCGGCAATCCTTGCAGTGGAGGCAAGCTTTTGAATCAGAGGGTCATAACCTTCTGCCGTCAGGACGGAATCATGAACGTCGGCGAAGTCACCTCCAAAAAGAATGAAGTCCGGCTTGATGGAATCGCACTGGGCGATAAGGCGTTCCAGCTTTTCCTTCTTGAAAAGCGGGTCAATGTGAAGATCGCTGAAGAACACCGCCTTGAAATTACGGAAACTGCTGGGAGCTACAAAACTTGGATGGAGCGTCACGGGAACTTCCAAAGTGCGGGTCTTGTAATCGTAGTGATTGGGAATGCCATAGGCGAGAAGACCTGCGGTCAACAGGACGGTAGCGGCAAGGATCGCACGGGAGCCGTTGCGGAAAAAATTCGTCCTGTATTGAGGGTGGCCTTTTTTCGCCCGAAGCTTCTTCCAGACGAAACGAACGCCAAAGAACAGGTCCCACAGAAGATACATCCAGAGAGCCTGACATAGCCAGATAACCATGAAGCATTGCACTGCTGCAAAAATTTGGGAATTGCTTCTAGCCAAAAAGAAACTGGCAAAAGTCAAAATGATGGGAAGTCCTGCAATCAACACACCCTTATTGCCTGTAGCAACTTTGCGGATGTTTAAGTACAGAACTAGAACAGCGGTAATGGGAAAAATCAAGAAAAACATTGTTTTCTTAATTTACTAAAATTTTTTGAAATGTTATACGCACTGACTGCAATATTGGTCGCCTTGATTGTTTATGGAATCGTTCGTGGGCATAGCCTGCGAGAAATTTCAGGAATGGCATGGTCCGGCGTTGGAGTGGCAAAGAACATTTTTATCGTCATGCTAATGGTAGGCGTCATGACTGCCCTATGGCGAGCCTCGGGTACAGTCGCCTATATTGTGAGCGTGACCTCGGGGGCATTGCAACCTGCATTTTTTCTCCCTGCGGCATTCGTGCTGAACTCCCTACTTTCCGCCCTGACGGGAACGTCTGTAGGAACTGCGGCTACCATGGGTTCTATCTGCATGAGCGTAGGATGTGCCATGGGAATCTCTCCGGCGGTATGTGGCGGTGCAATTCTCTCGGGAGCCTTTTTCGGAGATCGCTGTTCTCCCGTTTCCACAAGCGCTCTTTTGGTAGCACAGGTGACGGGAACGAACATCTATGACAATATCCGCGGGATGATCCGTACCTGCATTTTGCCTTTCGTCTTATCTCTTGGAATTTTTGCAGGAACAGGCTACTTGATGGAAAGTGCCTCTACCGCAACAAACGTGACGGATATTTTCAGCCAGTTCTACAATCTTCACTGGACATTACTTTTCCCTGCAGCAACCATTTTGATTCTCGCCTGCCTAAGGGTAAACATTAAGCTGAACATGGCCATCAGCATTTTACTATCTGCGATTCTGGCGTGGAGCATGCAAGGGATGGCTCCTGAAAAGATTTGCGAAACCATGATTTTTGGTTATTCCGCTCCTGAAGACATATCAGAAATGCTCTCGGGCGGTGGGCTTTTAGGAATGCTGAAAATGTGCGGGACTATCCTCATTTCCTTGACCTTTGTAGGACTTATCAAAGGCACTGGCATTCTTGAAAAAGTGAAAGTACTCATTTCCCGACTGAGCCACAGAATTTCCCCCTTCGGCTGCACGCTGTTCACAGCCATTCTTACTAGTATGACCAGCTGCAATCAAACCATGAGTATTGTACTCACTAACGAGATGTGCGAAAGTGTAGTAACCGACAAAAATAAAAGAGCCCTCTTTATAGAGAACTCTTCTGTAGTCGTAGCGGGAATTATTCCCTGGAGCATGGCAAGCCTTGTTCCTCTGGGAGCAATGGGCGCACCCACCAGTAGCGTACTGTTCGCAGCTTACCTGTATCTGATTTTCATTTTCCAGTGGATTACTGAAAAACGAAACTAGACTCCGTAACGATTGAAGGCATCGTTTTCATCTAGAATCTTGAAATTCACGATATACTGCTTCTTGGTGTTAGGATTGTTGTATTCCACCAGTTCAATCACCCACGCATTTTTTTCGCACTGGACCAAGAAACCGGTACGTTCCAATGTGCCGATAGTCTTGGAGCCCAACACCTGAAAATTAAACGGTTTACCATACTGACTGGACAAATTCTGGAAGACATTGGTGTACTGCATCTTCACATTTGCCACATTCACATTTCCGGCAATGAAGGGGCTGTTATCCAGAACAGCGTCAAAGGCTTCATTGAACTTTTCCACTTTCAGGAAGTCAACCATCTTCTTGACGCAATCGCTGGAATGGGGGCCAGCAAAAGCAAAAGAGCAGAGACAGAGAGATAAAAGAATAGATTTGATTTTCATAGTTCCTCCTTATTTTGCGTAAGCTTTAAAAATATCTTCTTCAGTGACGTAACGAATATCGCCAAAACGGTGCTTTCCGTCGTCGCCAACGTACTCATGAATTTCGAGCATCCATGCGGACTTTTCGCAGTTAATCTGGAAAACAATCTCTTCCATATTCTTGGCAAGGGTACGGGTACGCCATTTCGTGAAACCTAGAGGTTTTCCATGCTGGCGGGTAAATTCCTTCATCTTCCCAGCATAAAAAACAACTGCATTGTTCTTTGCCGCATCGGAATTTTCAAATGCATAAACATGATCCATCAAGGAAGATGTTGCATCCTCATACTTTTGTTTTTTTACAAAATCAACGAATTTTGCCATTTGCTTTTCAGCCAATTCCCCTGCGCAGGAAAATGCTGCAGCAAATAAAATGAAGTAAAGAATTTTTCTCATAAGACTCCTAACGTTTTCCATAATATATCAAAATTATTTGCTATTCAGGATGTAGTCCAGAAGACCATCGCAGCCTTCGTTCACATCACGCCAGGTAGCATCAAAATTTCCGGTATACCACGGGTCAGCCACATCGCCGGGGCGATTTGTCCAATCCATCATGAGAGAAATTTTCTTGCGGTCATGCTCAATGTTGGCAGATGTCGCAGTGACATCGCGGGAGGTTTCGTAAGCATAGTCTGCTGCACTGATATTCCAGCGGAGATTTCGTAGGTTGTTACGATCCATCAGGACGATGTAATCATAATAGTCATAATCCCGTTGAGTCATCTGACGGGCAGCGTGACCGCTGCAGTCAATACCTTTTGAGTTCAGCAGACGACGTGCAGGCGGATAAACCGGGTTGCCAATTTCTTCTGTGGAAGTGGCGGCAGAGGCGATTTCAAAATCCGCGGCAGTCAGACCGCAGCTCTTTCCGCTGGCGAGTTCTGTGCGGGCAGGTCCCGCGCAGCTCCTACCGGATGGGCCGAACATTTCTGCCACCTTGTGCTTCATGACGAATTCCGCCATAGGGCTTCTGCAGATGTTTCCGTGACACACAAAAAGAATCTTGACCATAACGTAAATTTAAAAATCGAAACTACAGTTCGATGGTTTCCTCATCGCTCTTGATGAAATTTTCAAGACGTTCCAGGACAAGGGCGGAATCCACACGGGCGTCTGCACGAAGGGAACATTCCCATATGACGGCAACCCGGATGCCCATCAGCGAAAGCTGGTGCTGCGTTTTTATATCTCGAACGATGTTGTTATCGAACTTATTATTCCAGAAATCGGAATTGGACTTGGGACGGCTGGTGAGCTTGCAGCCATGCTGATGCCAGAAGCAGCCGTTCACGAAAATAGCCACCCCATATCTCTGCACGAAAATATCCGGAGTACCGGGCAGATCTCGCCTGTGAAGGCGGTACCTAAATCCTGCGTGAAACAAGGACTTACGAACAATCACTTCCGGCTTCGTATTTTCCGAATGCACCGCCCCCATCATCTGGGAACGTGTCATAGGCTTTTTCTTTTTCACTCTTGCAGCCACTACATTTCCCGTTGATATTTCCAATAGTAGAACAGCGACCAGGCTGCCCAAAAAACGCACAGCACCATGCCCACATAGCCTATGGTATAGACCACACTTGCAATCGTATCGTACTTCAGCAACAAGCCTGTTTCTGACAAGATGAAATTCCAGTCATGAAAACCATAAGGGGCTTCCGCACCCGTGCCACCGCTAATAAGCATTAAACGCATGTGGAGAGCGTCATCAATGTAGGGAGCCACATCGATGAAATTTTCGAAGGCCCACCAAAGTCCCACAGAAGCACCCAACAAATCACGGGGCTTGATCCATAGTGCAAAACAAAAAACCATGGGCATGATAATCTGAAACAAGGATCCGCCGAGGGATGTGATAATTTCGTTCTTTAAGAAACCGAAAATGATATGGCCACTTTCGTGTACCGGCAAGTTCAGGCAGTGGAGATATTGCGCAATAGGAGCATCATACCCGCTGCGGAAAAGTTGCACCGTGAAGAAAATCATGGCAAGCCACAAAATGACGCGCAGGGTAAAGAACTGCTGACGCCCCAAAGGTCTCGGATAGAATAAAAACTGCAGGACTGCGGGCCAAGTATCAGAATCTCCGAGACGCATTTGCGAAAACCTGCTACGCTTTACCGTAACAAGATTCAATTGCACAGGATCCGTAGCTTTCTGCTTCATCACTAAAATAAAGATAAATCTTTTTTAATTTTTAGTTATGAAAGTTCAAGAACGTTTTTTAAAGTACGTCAGTTTTACAACCACCTCCGACGAAAATTCGGCAACCTGCCCCAGTACCGATTGCCAATTTGCGTTAGGAAAGTACCTTGCGCAGGAACTGGCAGAAATCGGTCTTCAGCAGGTGAAGATTGACGAGCACTGCTACGTGTACGGAATGCTTCCCGCAACCGCAGGCCACGAAGAGGATACGCCCATCGGTTTCATTAGCCACATGGATACTTCCCCGGATTTCTCCGGCGTAAATGTGAAGCCACAGATTATTGAAAATTACGAAGGCAACGATGTGGTTTTGGAAGGTGCAGGGCGCGACGAACAGGGGCTCGCCAAAATGGTGCTGAAAGTCGCAGACTTCCCCACTTTAAAAAATTTGAAGGGACGCACCCTCATCACCACCGACGGCACCACATTGCTGGGCGCCGACGACAAGGCGGGCATTACAGAAATCGTTACCGCCATGGAAGAGTTGGCAGAAACGGATCGCCACGCAGAAAGCCGCGGCTACGAGAATCTTTCTGGCCATGGCGACATCTGGGTTTGCTTTACGCCCGACGAAGAAATCGGCCGCGGCGCAGACCTTGTGGATTTGAACTACATGAAGGCAAAGTACGGCTACACTGTGGACGGCGGCTACGAAGGCGACATCGCTTACGAGAACTTCAACGCCTGCAGCGCCAAGTTTACCGTTCGCGGCAAGAGCGTGCATCCGGGCGAAGCCAAGGGCATCATGAAGAACGCAAGCCTCATGGCTACAGAAATCGCCATGGCCCTCCCCGCCGATGAAACTCCCGCCACTACCGAAGGCCACCAGGGTTTTTATCACCTGACAGACATGAAGGGCGATGTAGAAAACGCAACCCTCTGGTACATTGTCCGCGATCACGACAAGAAGCGCTTTGAAGAACGCCAGGAATTCTTGCGGAAAATTGCCGCGGAGTTCAACGAAAAATTCGGCGAGGGCTCGGTAACCCTCGAGCTAAAGCATTCCTACAGCAACATGCTGGAAGTCATCGAAAAGTGCCCCGAAGTTCTGGAACGCGCCCGCAATGCCATCGAAGCTGTTGGCGTTGAGCCCGTCAGCGAACCCGTCCGCGGCGGCACCGACGGAGCCAAGCTCAGTTTCATGGGGCTGCCCTGCCCGAACCTGGGTACCGGCGGCTACGGCTACCACGGTCCCTTTGAACACGTCACCGTGGAAGGCATGGAAGCTGTTGTGAAAATTATCAAGAAGATTGCATTGGGATAATCGCGAACTCTTCACTGGAAAACTACAGTCCAATGTCGTCCTTGAATTTCTGGGTGAAGATATCCTGAATCATTCTGTATGGAACGATTACAGAGACTCTGCCATCGGCATGGCATGTGCCAGGCAGCGCCCATGTGTCAAACACGAACTTTACCCCTGAAAGAGTCAAGGCGGGAGTAAAATTGCCTTGGAACTGGTTTGCGGTGGCTTCACGGACTGCATCGCGATCTATTTCACGCTTATTCGTTCCTCGCAAATAGAAATTATAGATTACGTTATCTGCAATCATTTCAACCAGTTTTTCTCTAAAGCCGGGAACAAAAACAGCGGTGTCCACTACATAGGGTTCATCTACTCTGACAATAGTATAATATTCTTCACCAGGTCCACCATTGCCACCACAGCGGGAGTCAACGATTTTTTGAAATGACATCCATCGTAAAGCCTTTGCGGTGGGCATGGCGTAAAAATATCCCGAGCACATCTCAACTTCATCGCGCCACTTTTTCCCGTATTCAGCTTTAGCCCGGGCCCACCAATCATGGGTCCTTTTTACCTCCCTGTTCATTATCTTTTCCAATGCCTTTTGTATGGATTTTCGATTCACCTTCTTAGGCGCATCCTCCCCGAAAAACATGGAAAACACAAGTCTGTCAAACTTGGAATCTTCCAACAAATCTTGTGGATAGATGAGAGGATAAACCAACTGGTAATTTCCCCAAAAAGAGGAATCCTTATATGATGCGTGGAAGTTTTCAGAAAACATCATCCACGATTCAAAACTGCGCATAAGCGCCGAGGAATCATTAAAGTACTGAGATTTTGATTCCGGTTCATTGGCTGTCGCAAATTCTGTTGCTGATTTTATCGTTGCGGAGGAATCCACCAGCGCATGATCATCGGCGGAAACAGATAATCTAACACCCCAAAAACCTATTAAAATAGATACAAAAAATATGGTAAAGAATGTGACTAATTTTTTCTTGCTCATACTAAAATACCTCTATAGATGAAAAGTTCTGCAAACTAGTATATCACCAATAGTATATCGTCAGCTTTTTGAAATTTGTCAAATCAAAAATTCAACATTTTTATATTTGAAATTCCATGCGAATCCTTCAGATCAACAAGCTCTTCAATATGCTGGGAAATTTCCAGACGAATCATCGTGCTGGGATTCTTATCGCGGTCATCCTCTTTACGCTTCTCGCAGGTGCGGGAATTTTACGCTTCGAGTTTTCCTTTACCAATGACGGCTGGTTCCTTGAGGGGGACGCCGCAAAAGTCAACGCAGAAAAGTTCCGTAAGCACTTCGGGAACGACGCCAGCGTGGTTATGCTGGTCACCGCGCCAAGCGTCCGCGACTCCGCCATCATGGAAATGCGGGACACCCTCTCCCGCTACATGCTCTCGAACATCCCGTTTGCAAAAGAAATCCACACCATCGAAAATTCCAAAGGTACCGAAGCCCTCCTCCACCTGAGTCTGGAACGCTACAGCGACCCTGCGAATGACGCTGCAAAAATCGGCCGCGCCGTAGCCGACCTTTTGGAACGTCCCGAGTTTCAATCTGATCGCTGGGACTTGAATGCCGGCGGCGAGCCCTATCTTGAAGTTTCGAAAAACGATTCCTCCATGCCTCAGGCCGCACGCTCCGTTGTCATCGGTGTGTTCATCATGATTTTCTGCCTGGCGTTCTTTACCCGTAACAAGTACGGCGTCATGATTCCCTTCATGGCCACCGCCTTCGCCATGGCATCCGTTTTCGGCATTTGCGGTTGGCTGGGCGTCAAGCCCAACTTTACCTTGTTCACATTACCCATGATGCTTGGCATGGCTTTAAGCGTTGGCTACTCCATCCATTACATCAACAGTTTCAAGCAGGCCTACCAACGACTGAACGATCGCAAGCCCGCTCTCGTCGAAGCTGTCACGGAAACGGGCTGGCCCATTTTCTTTACAGTGATGACTACCGTTGCCTCCATGCTTTCCTTCCTGTTCGTGGATATGCCGGTGCTGAAAATCGTAGGGTCTATTTGCGCCGCCATGGTTTTCGCCGTTTACCTATACGTGATTATTCTGGTGCCGATCCTTTATAGCTACGGTCCCCAAAGCCGCAAGACGCCGAAGCCCCGCGACGAACGCCTTGAAAATTTCCTGGAAAAGCTCGGCACCAAGGCTCTGAATTTCAAGTTCCCCATCGTCCTCATTTCCATCGTCATTGCAGTGGTCAGCGCCATCGGCTGCAAAGATCTTAAAGTGAACATGGATTATGTGGAAATGTTCGGCACCAAGTTGCCCTTCGTGGAACGCCTCGTGAAGCTTATGAATTCCGAACTGGCCAACGTCTATTCCTACAACATCATGGTGGACACCGGCGAGCCCGACGCCTTCAAGAATCCAGAAAACATGCTGGCCATGGATAGCGCTTCCGCAGACCTTTCCAGCCTTCCGCTGACAAAGATTTCCGAAGGCAAGGCCCGCGTCATGATTGGTGGCGTCACCGATGATTTCAGCATGGCCTACATTCATGTGGAACTGAAGGAATGGAATTCCAAGCAGGTGGACATCGACATCGATAGCGCACAAACTCTAGTCCGCAAATACTTCCCCAAGGCTGACGTTGGTGTAGAAGGTTATGCCGTGGAACAGTCCTCCATGAACAACAAACTGGTGGAAGGTGAAATCAAATCCGTGTGCATTTCCTTCGTGGTAATTGCGCTGCTTTTGATTGCCTCTTTCATGAGCATCAAAACAGGTCTTATCGGCATGATTCCCAACGTGGCTCCCATCCTCGTAATTGGCGGAGTCATGGGTGCCTGCGCCTTCAGCATGGACATGATGACCATGATGGTGATCCCCATGGCTATAGGCATTGCGGTGGACGACACCATCCATTTCGTGAACCATTCCAAACTCTGCTTTGAACGATGCGGCAACTACCGCGAATCCATTCTCGCCACCTTCAGAGACGTGGGCAAGAGCATGGTCAGCACCACCATCATTCTCTGCATGATGTTCCTCGCCTACATGGTCAGCCCCGTCACCATCTTCTTCAGAGTGGGCCTCATGGCAACCATCGGACTTGTCACCGCATTGGTGGCCGACTTCACCATCACACCAGTGCTGATTATGCTGACGAAACCGTTTGGAAAGGAAACTGCAAAATGAAAACTCTCGTCCTCTACATTCACGGAAAGGGCGGGAACATCGCAGAGGCAGAACATTACAAGCCTCTGTTTCCTGATTGTGAAGTCATGGGTTTTGATTACAAGGCAGAAACTCCTTGGGCTGCCAAGGACGAATTTATCAAATTCTTTGATTCCGTCTCCACAGGCTTTGATCAAGTCTATCTCATCGCTAACAGCATCGGCGCTTACTTTTCAATGACGTCTCTTGGCTCAGCCAATATCGCCAAGGCCTATTTCATTTCACCTATGGTGAATATGGAAAAGCTGATTTGCGATATGATGATGTGGGCTGGCGTTTCAGAAAATGAACTCCGCGAAAAGAAGAACATCGCAACGAATTTCGGAGAAACCCTTTCCTGGGAATACTTGAGCTACGTTCGCGAAAATCCCATCCAGTGGAATGTTCCCACCAAGATTCTTTACGGCTCCAAGGACAATCTTGTCTCCTTAGAAACCATCACCAAGTTTGCTAATAAAATCAATGCGCCTCTCACCGTTATGGAAGGCGGTGAGCATTGGTTCCACACCGACGAGCAAATGAAATTCTTAGATGAATGGATAAAGAACGGCAAATCATTTGCTTAGGATCATCCATGTTTTTTTATTCAACAAAAAATCATTTCCATTCAATGGAAATCTTTCTTTTCTTTGCAGCACAATCTGTCAGGTAAGAATCAATTAAAGTCTGATAAGGAATTCCCTGCTCCTTGGACATTTTCTTGAAATACTCAATAGTAGACGCATTCAAACGAATGGTAATCTGTTTTTTCAAGGCTGCAGCATAAGGATTCCTTACTGCCTTCATTTTTTCAAAGTCATATTCTTTTTTCATGGTTCATCTCCTTTGCGAGCATTCCAATAATATTGAAATTCCTTCTTTGTCGCTTTTCGAGCACTAATTATTCGATTTACAATTACGTCATTGTCAGCAATAACCCGTTCTGTGTAAACCACAACCAAAGTTCTCAACTCAGAAGATAGACCAATAAGAATTGAACGATCTTCATCTCTAGAATGCTCTACGTCAAAGAAAACTCTCGCATGTTCATCTTCAAAGCAGCTCTTTGCCTCTTCAAACGAAATGCCGTGTTTCTTTTGATTTATACCATTCTTTTTTTCGTCCCACTCGAAATCTATTTCCATAATAGACCTCGCTGTATAACTACAATATAATTACATTTTAATTTTAGAGCAAGCTCACAAGATAAAAAAGCCATAGCATATATCTCCTTTATGATGACCAGCCTATTTCCCTAAGGAACAGAATCAATTATTTCACCCTCTATTCTCAAATTTCTCCTGGATTTGCTTGACTTCGGGAATCCGCTGCTTACGGGCTACCGCCAGGACCTTCTCCTTGTCGGAGCTGAGGAGTAGACGCTCGTAAAGCTGCGAGTGAATCTGGCGTTCAAGTTCACGGCTAGTCCACGCATTGTTGATGGCCTCCAGCTCATAATACTCGCGCTTGTCTGGATCTTCTATCTGAATTAGATCGCGATATTGAGTCCAGTTCAATTGTGAACGCACTGCGTTCACAATTGGATAAAGGGTGTAAAACTTGCGACAAAAAGCCAATTGACGATACGAAAATCCACGCTGCGAACAGCGTTCTGACGGGACTGCTCAATAATTCCTCGAATTTCCTGGACAAACTTTTCGTTGACACGCGAAAACACGGCATCGCTGCCGGATACTCCATTCCTTATTTTCATGAGAGATGTTGAGGGAACCCCTTTGTTCCCAGCTCTACGTGCACAGTCAAGAGGCTCGCCTCCTCTCTCAGGTTCTGCGGAGATGTCCAATGCGACACGCTCCCACGACTTGCAGCAGAGAATTTATGATGCCCTACGTATAGGGATTAGCAATGTGCAAAATATAATCTATGCGTAAATCATTTGCAAGACACTGTCGTTATGCAGTCAACGATGCAATTGCGAACACACTGTATTCGCAATCAGTGAATTTGTTATATTCCTAAAAAACTGTAGGCTTAAATGAAATTCATTCTTTTTCTTATTGCACTAGCCTTGATTGCTTGCTCAAATTCAGGTATTCGAAAATACCCGAATGGTCAATTAGTACAGCAGGGTTTCAGAGAAAATGGTGTGGAAGGCGTTGATAAATTTTACCCATCCGGCGCCCTTATGGAGCACAATGAATTTCATGGGGCAGACCGTAGCAACTCAACTATCACTACCTACTACGAAAATGGTTCTATGGAATGCAAGGGTTCTTTCGCGAAGGGAATCCAACAAGGCGACTTTCTCTGCTATTTCCCATCGGGAGCATTGCACGTTTCTGTTAGTGAAGACGGTCATGTAAAGCAA
This is a stretch of genomic DNA from Fibrobacter sp. UWR4. It encodes these proteins:
- a CDS encoding BrnT family toxin encodes the protein MMEIDFEWDEKKNGINQKKHGISFEEAKSCFEDEHARVFFDVEHSRDEDRSILIGLSSELRTLVVVYTERVIADNDVIVNRIISARKATKKEFQYYWNARKGDEP
- a CDS encoding BrnA antitoxin family protein; the protein is MKKEYDFEKMKAVRNPYAAALKKQITIRLNASTIEYFKKMSKEQGIPYQTLIDSYLTDCAAKKRKISIEWK
- a CDS encoding RND family transporter, yielding MRILQINKLFNMLGNFQTNHRAGILIAVILFTLLAGAGILRFEFSFTNDGWFLEGDAAKVNAEKFRKHFGNDASVVMLVTAPSVRDSAIMEMRDTLSRYMLSNIPFAKEIHTIENSKGTEALLHLSLERYSDPANDAAKIGRAVADLLERPEFQSDRWDLNAGGEPYLEVSKNDSSMPQAARSVVIGVFIMIFCLAFFTRNKYGVMIPFMATAFAMASVFGICGWLGVKPNFTLFTLPMMLGMALSVGYSIHYINSFKQAYQRLNDRKPALVEAVTETGWPIFFTVMTTVASMLSFLFVDMPVLKIVGSICAAMVFAVYLYVIILVPILYSYGPQSRKTPKPRDERLENFLEKLGTKALNFKFPIVLISIVIAVVSAIGCKDLKVNMDYVEMFGTKLPFVERLVKLMNSELANVYSYNIMVDTGEPDAFKNPENMLAMDSASADLSSLPLTKISEGKARVMIGGVTDDFSMAYIHVELKEWNSKQVDIDIDSAQTLVRKYFPKADVGVEGYAVEQSSMNNKLVEGEIKSVCISFVVIALLLIASFMSIKTGLIGMIPNVAPILVIGGVMGACAFSMDMMTMMVIPMAIGIAVDDTIHFVNHSKLCFERCGNYRESILATFRDVGKSMVSTTIILCMMFLAYMVSPVTIFFRVGLMATIGLVTALVADFTITPVLIMLTKPFGKETAK
- a CDS encoding carboxylesterase gives rise to the protein MKTLVLYIHGKGGNIAEAEHYKPLFPDCEVMGFDYKAETPWAAKDEFIKFFDSVSTGFDQVYLIANSIGAYFSMTSLGSANIAKAYFISPMVNMEKLICDMMMWAGVSENELREKKNIATNFGETLSWEYLSYVRENPIQWNVPTKILYGSKDNLVSLETITKFANKINAPLTVMEGGEHWFHTDEQMKFLDEWIKNGKSFA